A genomic window from Terrirubrum flagellatum includes:
- a CDS encoding ABC transporter permease, protein MGKILADLLRFNIEFRIGALLVGLALIIAALSIFSPYSPIDVYTVPPDVPPSSAYWLGTTSRGQDVFWQLTFALRNTLLFGFAVAILSRIFSLVIGLVSGYKGGWVDRVLMAINDTFIIIPLFPLLVLCYFVLRDSMSWALLALIMASLGWAYDARLIRSVAMSLKTREYTRTGVFSGMSTREILMQEHLPHVMPIVFSTTMNNINWSIGLEVTLSVLGFTDINTPTIGGMIYWANQHTAMVAGVWWWIAFPIAAIVMTFVGLFLLAVSMNEYIDPRSRLNRMGGGAS, encoded by the coding sequence ATGGGAAAGATTCTCGCCGACCTCCTGCGCTTCAACATCGAGTTCCGCATCGGCGCGCTGCTCGTCGGCCTCGCGCTCATCATAGCGGCGCTGTCGATCTTCTCGCCCTATTCGCCGATCGATGTCTACACCGTCCCGCCGGACGTTCCGCCATCTTCAGCCTACTGGCTCGGCACGACGTCGCGCGGGCAGGACGTGTTCTGGCAGCTCACCTTTGCTCTTCGCAACACGCTTCTGTTCGGCTTCGCCGTCGCGATCTTGAGCCGCATCTTCTCGCTCGTGATCGGCCTCGTCAGCGGCTACAAGGGCGGCTGGGTCGATCGCGTGCTGATGGCGATCAATGACACCTTCATCATCATCCCGCTCTTTCCGCTGCTGGTGCTCTGCTATTTCGTGCTGCGCGACAGCATGTCCTGGGCGCTGCTCGCGCTGATCATGGCGAGTCTCGGCTGGGCTTACGATGCGCGCCTGATCCGTTCTGTCGCCATGAGTCTCAAGACGCGGGAATATACGCGCACCGGCGTGTTCTCCGGCATGAGCACGCGGGAAATCCTGATGCAGGAGCATCTGCCGCATGTGATGCCGATCGTGTTCTCGACGACGATGAACAACATAAACTGGTCGATCGGGCTCGAAGTCACGCTCTCCGTGCTCGGCTTCACCGACATCAACACGCCGACGATCGGCGGCATGATCTATTGGGCCAATCAGCACACGGCGATGGTCGCCGGCGTCTGGTGGTGGATCGCCTTTCCCATCGCCGCCATCGTCATGACTTTCGTCGGCCTGTTCCTGCTCGCGGTGTCGATGAACGAATATATCGATCCGCGCAGCCGCCTGAACCGCATGGGCGGAGGCGCGTCGTGA
- a CDS encoding ABC transporter permease has product MSGYPVYFAKRLAQFALVVFIGVNLAYFITHATPIDPVEQSIAAVTNFSGTAPDAIAQMRSSLRELYGLTGTPRQQYLSFWSRIVRADFGPSLSAFPTPVSTLVFRALPWTVGLLVTSTIATWILGNLLGGLAGYYQKNRALKAMGVIAMTLHPIPYYIVAFVLLIIFGFVWPVLPISGGSAMNLPQGWNWAFISSVLRHSILPAMSLILIGLGSWFLGMRSLVSNIVTEDHVRYAELAGVSSRRILVSYVMRNALAPQVTGLAMSLGGIFNGAIITERVFGYPGVGTLLIDAVYAGDYGLVLGVTTISILGVSLGVLIIDLIYPLIDPRVQAR; this is encoded by the coding sequence ATGAGCGGATATCCGGTCTATTTCGCCAAGCGGCTCGCGCAATTCGCGCTCGTGGTGTTCATCGGCGTTAATCTCGCCTATTTCATCACGCATGCCACGCCGATTGATCCGGTCGAACAATCGATCGCCGCGGTGACCAATTTCAGCGGCACCGCGCCCGACGCGATCGCGCAGATGCGCAGCTCGCTGCGCGAGCTTTACGGACTGACCGGCACGCCGCGTCAGCAATATCTCTCTTTCTGGAGTCGCATCGTCAGAGCCGATTTCGGCCCATCGCTGTCAGCCTTTCCGACGCCGGTCTCGACGCTCGTCTTCCGCGCGCTGCCCTGGACGGTCGGGCTTCTCGTCACCTCGACGATCGCCACCTGGATTCTCGGCAATCTGCTTGGCGGGCTCGCCGGCTACTACCAGAAGAATCGCGCGCTGAAGGCGATGGGCGTCATCGCCATGACGCTCCATCCGATCCCCTACTACATCGTCGCCTTCGTGCTGCTGATCATCTTCGGATTCGTCTGGCCGGTGCTGCCGATCAGCGGCGGCTCCGCGATGAACCTGCCGCAAGGCTGGAACTGGGCGTTCATATCGAGCGTGCTGCGCCATTCCATCCTGCCTGCGATGTCGCTCATCCTGATCGGGCTCGGCAGCTGGTTCCTCGGCATGCGTTCACTGGTGTCGAACATCGTCACTGAAGATCATGTCCGCTACGCCGAACTCGCAGGCGTCAGCAGCCGGCGCATTCTCGTCTCCTATGTCATGCGCAACGCTCTTGCGCCGCAGGTGACGGGCCTCGCCATGTCGCTTGGCGGCATCTTCAATGGCGCGATCATCACCGAGCGCGTCTTCGGCTATCCCGGCGTCGGCACGCTGCTGATCGATGCGGTCTATGCCGGCGATTACGGCCTCGTGCTCGGCGTCACGACCATCTCGATTCTCGGCGTGTCGCTTGGCGTGCTCATCATCGATCTCATCTATCCCCTCATCGATCCGCGCGTGCAGGCACGGTGA
- a CDS encoding carbohydrate ABC transporter permease, giving the protein MSTMDAEPYGPRHYALAAAGLLIAGLYLFPVYWMYASSLKASFELNATKPTLLPQAPTFAAYAWIFVRENVGRYMTNSVIIASAVTALTLLLATGAAYSLSRFRTLWMDAVLVGIMVSQVLPPALLATPMFVIFKQLSLVNTQIAVILATATKTLPFAVIMLRTTFAQIPTELEEAARVDGCNRVSAFLRVSLPLARAGYVVVGTLVFLQAYGEFVYPVSLVNRNELQPATVGLYGFVGADYSDWGNAMAFASVIVTPVVLIFVALQRRIISGLTAGALK; this is encoded by the coding sequence GACCATGGACGCCGAACCCTATGGACCACGTCACTACGCGCTCGCCGCAGCGGGGCTTTTGATCGCCGGCCTCTATCTCTTTCCGGTCTACTGGATGTATGCGTCGAGCCTGAAAGCCTCGTTCGAATTGAACGCCACGAAGCCGACGCTGCTGCCGCAAGCGCCGACCTTCGCGGCCTACGCCTGGATCTTCGTGCGCGAGAATGTCGGCCGCTACATGACGAACAGCGTCATTATCGCGTCGGCCGTCACGGCGCTGACGCTGCTCCTTGCGACTGGCGCGGCCTATTCGCTGAGCCGCTTCCGCACGCTGTGGATGGACGCCGTGCTCGTCGGCATCATGGTGTCGCAGGTGCTGCCGCCTGCGCTTCTCGCCACGCCGATGTTCGTGATCTTCAAGCAGCTCAGCCTCGTGAACACCCAGATCGCGGTTATTCTGGCGACCGCGACGAAGACGCTGCCTTTCGCGGTGATCATGCTGCGCACCACATTCGCGCAGATCCCAACCGAGCTTGAAGAAGCTGCGCGCGTGGACGGCTGCAACCGCGTCTCCGCATTTCTGCGCGTCTCGCTGCCGCTCGCCCGCGCCGGCTATGTCGTCGTTGGCACGCTCGTCTTCCTCCAAGCCTACGGCGAATTCGTCTATCCCGTCTCACTCGTGAACCGGAACGAACTTCAGCCGGCGACCGTCGGGCTCTACGGCTTCGTCGGCGCCGACTATTCCGACTGGGGCAACGCCATGGCGTTCGCCAGCGTCATCGTCACGCCCGTGGTGCTGATCTTCGTCGCGCTGCAGCGCCGCATCATCAGCGGGCTGACCGCCGGCGCGCTGAAATAG
- a CDS encoding ABC transporter substrate-binding protein: MSRIRALLTAVCVLLSGIAIAPLASFAQGIPQNIPRKELLILENPEGTIKNAGWFNMWAINAGSQSNGLQQSALDTLWYIDPDKGIDGVWENSLAADKPQYNADFTEMTVKLRKGIFWSDGVEFSSADVAATVNIQIKNPGMRFSAVLAGNVASVETPNESTVIFKLKAPNSRFHANFTVRWGAIWILPAHIFEKVADPLKFDFNKPVSLGAYVLHSYDPDGKWYIWQLRDDWKRTSLAKFGTPGPKYLAYVDPGPPDKRVIAQMNHELDVIHDIAPEGMFTLARQSKTTKSWFRGFPFGHPDPTLPAVIFNTQNEQLKNRDVRWALALLIDIKAVANASYRGAATISAIAVPPTGGHPETYHQPMEEWLKTFEVDTGKRKIKPYDPTIGKQIADMLRPSMGEQIPTDPKEISRAFGMGWWKTDPQSAQELLEKAGYVKRNNAWFAADGKPLSVRLMVEGDLRPVMTRAGTMIVQLWRQAGIDAKIDVAQGTLLTRRAAGDFDAFIGWSVETWGGHQDLSYFLDSWHSKFVAAPGQPQPLRNWQRWTNPDLDKIIEATRKVAFDDPKGVELGRDYVKLMAQEMPIIPLMAYNVFTAMDETYWKGYPTADDPYTDPVPNWGNSRYMFVKLKPAN; encoded by the coding sequence ATGAGCCGCATCCGTGCGTTGCTGACGGCTGTCTGCGTCCTGTTGTCAGGAATTGCAATCGCGCCCCTCGCATCATTCGCGCAGGGCATTCCGCAGAACATTCCGCGCAAAGAGCTTTTGATCCTCGAAAATCCGGAAGGCACGATCAAGAACGCCGGCTGGTTCAATATGTGGGCGATCAACGCCGGCTCGCAATCGAACGGGCTGCAGCAGTCGGCGCTCGATACGCTCTGGTACATCGATCCCGACAAGGGCATTGACGGCGTCTGGGAGAATTCGCTCGCGGCCGACAAGCCGCAATATAACGCCGACTTCACCGAAATGACGGTGAAGCTGCGCAAGGGCATCTTCTGGAGCGACGGCGTCGAATTCTCGTCCGCCGATGTGGCCGCCACCGTGAATATCCAGATCAAGAATCCCGGCATGCGCTTCAGCGCCGTGCTGGCGGGCAATGTCGCATCGGTCGAGACGCCTAATGAAAGCACCGTCATCTTCAAGCTGAAGGCGCCGAATTCGCGCTTCCACGCCAACTTCACCGTGCGCTGGGGCGCGATCTGGATTCTCCCCGCGCATATTTTCGAAAAGGTCGCCGATCCCCTGAAATTCGATTTCAACAAGCCGGTTTCGCTCGGCGCCTATGTGCTGCACAGCTATGACCCCGACGGCAAATGGTACATCTGGCAGCTCCGCGACGACTGGAAGCGCACCTCGCTCGCCAAGTTCGGCACGCCCGGCCCGAAATATCTCGCCTATGTCGATCCCGGCCCGCCGGACAAGCGCGTCATCGCGCAGATGAATCATGAGCTCGACGTCATTCATGACATCGCGCCGGAAGGCATGTTCACACTGGCGCGGCAGAGCAAGACGACGAAATCCTGGTTCAGGGGATTCCCGTTCGGCCATCCCGATCCGACGCTTCCGGCCGTCATCTTCAACACGCAGAACGAACAATTGAAGAATCGCGACGTGCGCTGGGCGCTGGCGCTGCTGATCGACATCAAGGCGGTCGCGAATGCGTCCTATCGTGGCGCGGCGACGATCTCCGCGATCGCAGTCCCGCCAACAGGCGGCCATCCCGAGACCTATCATCAGCCGATGGAGGAATGGCTGAAGACGTTCGAGGTCGACACCGGCAAGCGCAAGATCAAGCCTTACGATCCGACCATTGGGAAGCAGATCGCCGACATGCTGCGGCCTTCGATGGGCGAGCAGATTCCGACCGATCCCAAGGAAATCTCGCGCGCCTTCGGCATGGGCTGGTGGAAGACCGACCCGCAGTCGGCGCAGGAGCTCCTGGAGAAGGCGGGTTATGTGAAGCGCAACAACGCCTGGTTCGCAGCCGACGGAAAACCGCTTTCGGTTCGCCTGATGGTTGAAGGCGATCTGAGGCCGGTGATGACGCGCGCCGGCACCATGATCGTGCAGCTCTGGCGACAGGCCGGGATCGACGCCAAGATCGATGTGGCGCAAGGCACCTTGCTGACGCGGCGCGCCGCCGGCGATTTCGACGCCTTCATCGGCTGGAGCGTCGAGACCTGGGGCGGCCATCAGGACCTCTCATATTTCCTTGATAGCTGGCACTCCAAGTTCGTCGCGGCGCCCGGCCAGCCGCAGCCGCTGCGCAACTGGCAGCGCTGGACGAATCCCGATCTCGACAAGATCATCGAAGCGACGCGCAAGGTCGCCTTCGACGATCCCAAGGGCGTCGAACTCGGGCGCGATTATGTGAAGCTGATGGCGCAGGAAATGCCGATCATCCCGCTCATGGCCTACAATGTGTTCACGGCCATGGATGAGACCTACTGGAAGGGCTATCCGACCGCGGACGATCCCTACACCGATCCGGTGCCGAACTGGGGCAACTCGCGCTATATGTTCGTGAAGCTCAAGCCCGCGAACTGA
- a CDS encoding carboxymuconolactone decarboxylase family protein, which yields MRGVSSGGALDLKTKELIFALLDTLIGQSTGAKNHAVAAIRLGLTIPELAEGLSQVIMAGGIGTWNLTGADVLRHCLAVESEIKASEGSGSKSG from the coding sequence ATGCGAGGCGTGAGTTCCGGCGGCGCGCTCGATTTGAAAACCAAGGAGCTGATCTTCGCGCTCCTCGATACTCTGATCGGGCAATCCACGGGCGCCAAAAATCACGCCGTCGCCGCGATCAGGCTTGGCCTGACGATTCCGGAACTTGCAGAGGGGCTTTCTCAGGTCATCATGGCCGGTGGAATTGGAACCTGGAATCTGACTGGCGCCGACGTTCTTCGCCATTGTCTCGCCGTCGAGAGCGAGATCAAGGCGAGCGAGGGATCGGGTTCGAAGTCCGGCTGA
- a CDS encoding ThuA domain-containing protein gives MPKELNITIWNEYWHERNNPAVGEIYPRGIHTVLAESLRNRGFSSVRTATLDQPEHGLTNEVLDNTDVLLWWGHKKHNDVSDEIVTRVQERVLQGMGLVVLHSGHFSKIFKRLTGSACTVNWREDGEKERIWVVTPEHPIAQGLDRYFELEKEEMYGEPFEIPAPDELIFLSWFKGGEVFRSGCTYVRGRGRIFYFRPGHETFPTYHDKTVQHVIANGVRWVAPTMQNRNPPANVKRDPIESIA, from the coding sequence ATGCCGAAAGAGCTGAACATCACCATCTGGAATGAATATTGGCACGAGCGGAACAATCCCGCCGTCGGCGAGATCTATCCCAGGGGCATCCATACAGTTCTCGCTGAATCGCTGCGCAACCGCGGTTTTTCCAGCGTGCGCACCGCGACTCTCGATCAGCCCGAACATGGGCTCACCAACGAAGTCCTCGATAACACCGATGTGCTGCTCTGGTGGGGACACAAGAAGCATAACGACGTGTCCGACGAGATCGTCACGCGCGTGCAGGAGCGCGTTCTGCAGGGCATGGGGCTCGTCGTCCTGCATTCCGGCCACTTCTCCAAGATCTTCAAGCGACTCACTGGCTCGGCCTGCACGGTGAACTGGCGCGAGGATGGCGAGAAGGAGCGCATCTGGGTGGTGACGCCCGAACATCCGATCGCGCAGGGGCTTGATCGCTATTTCGAGCTTGAAAAAGAAGAGATGTATGGCGAGCCGTTCGAAATCCCTGCGCCTGATGAACTCATTTTCCTGAGCTGGTTTAAGGGCGGCGAGGTGTTCCGCAGCGGTTGCACCTATGTGCGCGGCCGCGGCCGCATCTTCTACTTCCGGCCGGGACACGAGACCTTCCCGACCTATCACGACAAGACCGTCCAGCATGTCATCGCCAATGGCGTGCGCTGGGTCGCGCCGACAATGCAGAATCGCAATCCGCCGGCGAATGTAAAACGCGATCCGATCGAATCGATCGCCTGA